Proteins from one Mesotoga infera genomic window:
- a CDS encoding metallophosphoesterase, with product MNWKRFLLVVEAILIVLSGFAFEAKLLPFCTSSIERMPWLFEDVLYFVGNNYDIYQIALKEDGSWGEIKQVEGEVNTLANEISPCVVRSGNDLVMYFARYSDATDYDFFRAVLDKSSGEWTNVTSVKELNTDTQEWKIWVNEGETLAYITTKGSHGGAAPVGGRDIWMSEKVEGKWTTPLNVAVLNTTGDEWSVFVAPDGKIWIDGSREEVIGGHDIYYYDPNSKKIVHPGEDINTMYNDRSVWTDGKTLILSSSDRKDGAGSYDLYTVDLEGEAILSPVAVQVREEITATLGDLRSSMDGKYILEGQTVTVEGVALVSTGEWHDKANYFTIADASAGVFVYGAGFTEPFVRKGDLVRVTGTLSIVGYSTDIGSLVILPSGPEDIVVLSEGADLPTPKILFTDTPRTALAAYEARPVMFFGKVSQYDNETIARGFVIDGSSDSEYEDSKGEIKVKFYSYAQIDISGLENGDYASVKGVLVLDKEGNYYVRPTEKSDISEIQRNRMIFLSTVADKALLAVEDSQEVESEAGNDRILESAADRIFASSSDGRLFLSAYSVGGTRAGSGPAIYEYIDGELVKLALPGEAEYPDIKGKGLVFACRISPDDLNSSWEIYHLDLESKKLQKLLSSPSDEIEPVLSPDGKKVVFSRQANGHWELVELEIASGSESVIEVNAKSADFSSDGRELVFQYLGESWDLVELSKLDSPFGASRRKLLATPFDETSPAVNDDSNLIAFVADYRGKGEVFLLDTVSGEVRPLFAEVTESKNPFWIEDKLGVAKRSETGWEMALVEIVEEKIGSFEEVANFLRRPRLTSPAMVDLDEVRFEISLKEGFVPVKAYLQGNGRTIPVMCYGNDAIITGNAVPGLYDLRIVARNSSGYHSWIEPKSVFLGDSSRTVRIVQLTDIHLGLANKPENREGFIKLLESAQMEEPTMIVITGDVSDAAQYYPDDYAFLRSTLIEHAECPVFVIPGNHDSQRAGKVVGKEMWTEFFGELYFSFEWGGWRYIFMDTGDSDYGLVSGMVSEEQMDWLRGEIDNDRKTVLFAHHNPFDTRWSFFEKEPNRQELVEVLESGNLMLALFGHRHSDAIDYHDEILAVTTRKSLEGSALSYRLVILDREGILKISQELPKASKSM from the coding sequence ATGAACTGGAAGAGGTTTTTGCTCGTTGTGGAAGCGATTTTGATCGTTCTATCAGGATTTGCTTTCGAAGCGAAACTATTGCCCTTCTGCACGAGCAGCATCGAGAGAATGCCATGGCTCTTCGAAGATGTTCTCTATTTTGTCGGAAACAACTACGATATTTATCAGATTGCCCTGAAAGAAGACGGCAGCTGGGGTGAAATCAAACAGGTGGAAGGCGAGGTCAACACTCTGGCCAACGAGATCAGCCCTTGCGTGGTACGGAGCGGTAATGATCTGGTCATGTATTTCGCCCGTTACAGCGACGCCACCGACTACGATTTCTTCAGGGCTGTTCTGGACAAAAGTAGCGGAGAATGGACAAATGTGACCTCGGTTAAAGAACTGAACACCGACACGCAGGAGTGGAAAATTTGGGTCAACGAGGGCGAGACTCTGGCCTATATAACGACGAAAGGCTCGCACGGCGGCGCAGCTCCGGTAGGCGGAAGAGATATATGGATGTCCGAGAAGGTCGAAGGCAAGTGGACGACTCCTCTCAACGTGGCTGTCCTCAATACAACCGGGGACGAGTGGTCGGTCTTCGTCGCGCCCGATGGGAAGATCTGGATCGACGGATCGAGGGAGGAGGTTATCGGAGGTCACGATATATACTACTACGACCCGAATTCCAAGAAAATCGTCCATCCCGGCGAAGATATAAACACAATGTACAACGACAGGAGCGTCTGGACCGACGGAAAGACACTGATACTCTCCTCGAGCGACAGAAAAGACGGTGCCGGAAGCTACGATCTGTACACCGTCGATCTGGAGGGCGAGGCGATCCTATCGCCCGTGGCAGTGCAGGTAAGGGAAGAGATAACTGCAACACTTGGCGATCTTCGCTCGTCGATGGACGGTAAGTACATTCTCGAAGGCCAGACAGTGACAGTCGAAGGCGTTGCACTTGTCTCGACGGGCGAGTGGCACGATAAGGCGAACTACTTCACGATAGCCGACGCTTCGGCCGGGGTCTTCGTTTACGGGGCCGGTTTCACAGAACCTTTCGTAAGGAAGGGAGACCTGGTCAGAGTGACGGGTACGCTATCGATTGTTGGCTATTCCACTGATATAGGCAGTCTGGTGATCCTTCCATCCGGTCCGGAGGACATCGTAGTCCTCTCGGAGGGTGCCGATCTGCCGACGCCGAAGATCCTCTTCACCGATACTCCCAGAACGGCCCTGGCGGCATACGAGGCCAGACCGGTAATGTTCTTCGGAAAAGTTAGCCAGTACGACAACGAGACCATAGCCAGGGGCTTCGTTATAGACGGCTCGAGCGATTCGGAGTACGAAGATTCGAAGGGTGAAATCAAAGTTAAATTCTATTCTTACGCGCAGATAGATATCTCAGGACTGGAGAACGGCGATTACGCCTCAGTGAAGGGTGTTCTGGTGCTCGACAAGGAAGGTAACTACTATGTGAGACCGACCGAAAAAAGCGACATAAGCGAGATCCAGCGGAACCGGATGATCTTTCTCTCGACGGTCGCCGATAAAGCTCTTCTAGCCGTAGAAGATTCGCAAGAGGTGGAGAGCGAAGCCGGGAACGATCGGATACTTGAGAGCGCCGCCGACAGGATCTTCGCCAGTTCGTCGGACGGAAGGTTGTTCCTGTCGGCGTACTCCGTCGGAGGAACGAGAGCCGGCAGCGGCCCTGCGATCTACGAATACATCGACGGAGAGCTGGTAAAGCTCGCCCTGCCGGGTGAGGCGGAGTATCCAGACATTAAAGGAAAGGGGCTGGTCTTCGCCTGCAGAATATCGCCAGACGATCTGAACTCCAGCTGGGAGATCTACCATCTCGATCTTGAATCGAAGAAGCTGCAAAAACTGCTTTCTTCGCCCAGTGACGAGATCGAGCCTGTGCTTTCTCCCGACGGAAAGAAGGTGGTCTTTTCCAGACAGGCCAACGGCCACTGGGAACTGGTCGAGCTTGAGATAGCCTCTGGCAGTGAGAGTGTGATCGAAGTCAACGCTAAGTCGGCCGACTTTTCATCGGACGGTAGAGAACTGGTTTTCCAGTACCTGGGCGAAAGCTGGGATCTCGTCGAACTTTCGAAACTGGACAGCCCTTTCGGCGCTTCACGGAGAAAACTGCTGGCCACCCCCTTCGACGAAACCTCTCCGGCAGTCAATGACGACTCTAACTTGATAGCATTCGTAGCCGACTATCGCGGCAAAGGTGAAGTCTTCTTGCTAGACACGGTCTCCGGTGAGGTGAGGCCTCTCTTTGCGGAGGTTACAGAGTCGAAGAATCCCTTCTGGATAGAAGATAAGCTCGGCGTTGCGAAGCGATCTGAAACCGGCTGGGAAATGGCCCTCGTCGAGATTGTGGAAGAAAAGATCGGGTCTTTTGAAGAAGTCGCGAATTTTCTCCGCAGGCCGAGGCTGACATCGCCGGCCATGGTGGATCTAGATGAGGTTAGATTCGAGATAAGTCTGAAGGAAGGATTCGTGCCGGTGAAGGCCTACCTTCAAGGTAACGGCCGCACGATACCCGTGATGTGCTACGGAAACGATGCGATCATTACAGGCAACGCGGTCCCCGGTCTCTACGATCTGAGGATCGTAGCGCGGAACTCCTCCGGTTACCACTCCTGGATAGAACCCAAGAGCGTCTTTCTTGGCGATAGCTCCCGGACGGTTCGGATCGTCCAGCTCACAGACATTCATCTGGGCTTAGCGAATAAACCGGAGAACCGCGAGGGGTTCATAAAGTTGCTAGAGAGCGCACAGATGGAAGAGCCAACGATGATAGTCATAACCGGAGACGTTTCCGACGCGGCCCAGTATTATCCAGATGACTACGCCTTTCTCAGGAGCACACTTATTGAGCATGCCGAATGTCCGGTCTTTGTGATTCCCGGGAACCACGACAGTCAGAGGGCCGGAAAGGTCGTCGGAAAGGAAATGTGGACGGAGTTCTTCGGTGAGCTCTACTTCAGCTTCGAGTGGGGTGGATGGCGCTATATTTTCATGGACACGGGAGACTCCGATTACGGACTGGTCAGCGGCATGGTTTCGGAGGAACAGATGGACTGGTTGAGGGGAGAGATCGATAATGACCGCAAGACGGTACTCTTCGCGCACCATAACCCTTTCGACACGAGGTGGAGTTTCTTCGAAAAGGAACCGAACCGGCAGGAGCTGGTCGAGGTTTTGGAAAGCGGAAATTTGATGCTTGCCCTTTTCGGCCACAGGCACTCCGATGCGATAGACTACCACGACGAGATACTTGCAGTTACAACAAGAAAGAGTCTCGAAGGTTCCGCACTTAGTTACAGGCTGGTGATTCTCGATAGAGAGGGAATCTTGAAGATCTCGCAAGAGTTACCGAAAGCTTCAAAATCGATGTGA
- a CDS encoding ROK family transcriptional regulator — translation MLQLNDTERTVLACLWRQDGLSRARITALTKLSKATISRVVNQLMEKRLLTEQSVESRKTRGRPSTPLTLDRNSRSVGGVNIRSNCFDVSLGDLSGRIKDFFSIGHGRTDVEEGLAALPERLVERGVELDRLVSFSIVTPGIVERATGSVTNAFYTSGGRVFLGEKLALDCPVTVENDANSLIYSEILFGRIRETDILYIDKGFGSSLVIDGKVFRGPHGSAGELGHLQLDPHGPLCWCGKRGCLSAYFARESLMDRFSFHLNESHLKQPERALLGVLSQEYAVSSDRKFAEVFEQLLDLLGAAIANVVDFLGVETVVLNNQNPVYNSRTFDYLREYIFTTAIKRKNLRFESVTVSTERLMLVPLAVALSALLEKQEV, via the coding sequence TTGCTCCAGTTGAACGATACCGAGAGGACGGTCCTGGCTTGCCTTTGGCGCCAGGACGGTCTTTCCCGCGCCAGAATCACTGCGCTCACAAAGCTGAGCAAGGCTACAATCTCGAGGGTCGTCAATCAGCTGATGGAAAAGCGACTGCTCACCGAGCAGAGCGTCGAGTCGAGAAAGACCAGAGGACGTCCTTCTACACCGCTGACTCTCGATAGAAATTCCAGATCGGTCGGCGGGGTGAACATCCGCTCTAACTGTTTCGACGTTTCCCTGGGCGATCTTTCAGGAAGGATCAAAGACTTCTTCAGTATCGGGCACGGAAGAACCGACGTGGAAGAAGGGTTGGCAGCTTTGCCTGAGAGGCTTGTAGAGAGGGGAGTAGAGCTGGACAGGCTCGTCTCTTTCAGCATCGTCACCCCGGGAATCGTGGAAAGGGCGACGGGCTCGGTAACGAACGCCTTTTACACAAGCGGGGGAAGGGTCTTTCTCGGAGAGAAACTCGCGCTAGACTGTCCGGTTACGGTAGAAAACGACGCCAACTCCCTAATTTACTCGGAGATCCTCTTCGGCAGGATTCGGGAGACCGACATCCTCTATATAGATAAAGGCTTCGGATCTTCGCTTGTGATCGACGGTAAGGTTTTCAGGGGGCCTCACGGGAGTGCCGGGGAGCTAGGACATCTCCAGCTCGACCCCCACGGACCACTCTGCTGGTGCGGGAAGAGAGGTTGCCTGTCGGCTTATTTCGCTAGAGAGAGCCTCATGGATAGATTTTCCTTTCACCTGAACGAGTCCCATCTGAAACAACCCGAGAGGGCTCTGCTGGGAGTTCTGAGCCAGGAGTACGCCGTATCCTCCGACAGAAAGTTCGCCGAGGTCTTCGAGCAGTTGCTGGACCTTCTCGGTGCGGCGATAGCCAACGTGGTCGATTTTCTCGGTGTAGAAACGGTCGTGTTGAACAACCAGAACCCGGTGTACAATTCCAGAACTTTCGATTACCTGAGAGAGTACATCTTCACCACGGCGATAAAGAGAAAAAATCTGAGGTTCGAAAGTGTAACGGTATCTACGGAAAGGCTGATGCTGGTACCGCTGGCAGTGGCTCTTTCCGCTTTGCTTGAAAAACAGGAGGTGTGA